GGAGCGTAGATATAGAGAGACTGTTGTAGAAGATAAAGGTTTAGAAGATAGATGTATTAGGATAGCTCTCTACATGATGAGGATATAAGAGGTCCGATGAGGATATAAGAGGTCCAACTCTTGAAGATGCTGTAACTTACTCCTACATGGTTACCAATGGTATTGTCCTCCTACCTACCCCTGTTTACCATAAGGGATTCTTTCTTCCTAGGAGGATGTAAATGGGAATATTCATTTCCCCATCAAGTGGAGCACGGCCGGGCATTACAAAGCATTCTCTTCTCCGTTTTCCACGTGCCTGAAAATTAGAATACATGGATATTTTTTTCATGGTGAAATGTGTATATGTGAATATGTAATAATATTATGCATATACCGTggtatatactccctctgtcccttgtCCAGATTCGTATCTAGAATTGCACTTATTATGAGATGAAGAGAGTAACATACATACAATTCTGTAAATAATATGGCACTTTACGCAGCGACATACGACCAAAAAAAACATCGGGAGTCACTTGCTTGTTGAGGCACGGGGACGGGATGGAAACGTATCCCTTGACCATCCATTTATGGGGACGAATAGCTAGCGCAAGAATAATGTGAATAGAGAATCATTGTATGCCACGAATTACCTACCTATTGACCAATATTTTAAATAACGGATATTCAGTGACAGCCCCTTCTAATCTAAATAAACCATTAAAAACGTCACTATAGATTGCTATTTCTAGTACATACAGTTAGCATAGCTTTATTACGCTCCAAAACGAAGCTATAGCCTACTATTTAAATCTATCTATTCTATATATAAATCTATTCACACTATAAAAGAGCGAATCTTTCGTTATCTCTCAGTATTAGCCGTTGGATCCGTCCTTCGTCGCATCCGGGCCTTCCATCCAACAGGTAAGATGTAAGATTTTAGATGTAAGATGTAAGTGTCCGAATCATCTTCCGTGGTTGAGTCTCCAACCTGTCTACGTTCCTTTTCCTATCTTGTGCACCTTCATAATACGATCCGTCCGTGTCCTAGCCGTTGTGTCCGTGTCCGAATCATCTTCCGTGGTTGAGTCTCCAACCTGTCTACGTTCCTTTTCCTATCTTGTGCACCTTCATAATACGATCCGTCCGTGTCCTAGCCGTTGTGTCCGAGTCATCTTCCGTGGTTGAGACTCCAACCTGTCTACGTTTATGTTTTTTTCTCTTTCCTTTTCCTATCTTGTGCACCTTCGTAACCCATTTTCTAAACATCGTCCGTGGTCAAGTCTCCAACATGTCTTATGTTTTTTCTCTTTCCTTTTCCTATCTTGTGCACCTTCATAATACGATCCTGACTAATACGACCCTGTTACACTATTTTTTCTATTTGGCTAGGCTTCTTACAATACATCTTGTGCACGTTTACTTCCTAGATGCATTGCCGCGAACCTGTCTACCACCTGAAGGCAATTCCATGCTTGCCTGGAGGCATTGCCGTGGTCGAACGGCCAAGGGCGGCGCAAACTCTGAGCATCGCAGATTTGGAGGAGCAGCTGCGCATATGAGAGGCATCAACTCTTTCCCTTCTTGCAATCACACTCCAAATTTGTGCAAAGCACCACCTGGTCCATGGATTTGTTAAAGGTTAGTCAAAACATGTAAAGTCTGATTTCACAAGTATTTTTGGTGGTGCAGAAACAATCAGCTTCTATGGATGTAAATCTAGGAACCATTGATCACAAGAAAGAGGAACAACGTGCACGGAATCGTGAGTACCAGCGACGATATCGAGAGAGAAAAAGAGCCAAAGCATATAGTGAAAATACGAGAGAACAAGATTGCAATATTCCGGCTAAAAAATGCAAACTTGATATGCAAGTTGGAGAGCAAAAATTTCGTCAAAACATGTAAAGTCTGATTTCACAAGTATTTTTGGTGGTGCAGAAACAATCAGCTTCTATGGATGTAAATCTAGGAACCATTGATCACAAGAAAGAGGAACAACGTGCACGGAATCGTGAGTACCAGCGACGAATATCGAGAGAGAAAAAGAGCCAAAGCATATAGTGAAAATACGAGAGAACAAGATTGCAATATTCCGGCTAAAAAATGCAAACTTGATATGCAAGTTGGAGAGCAAAAATTTCCTAATTTTTCAGAACCTGCAGCTTCCGTCCAGATGAATCGTGATGAGAACAATTTCCTTAACATAGATGACAAGGTTAGTCAGGACCCCTGACCCCTCTTTCTATCACTAAATACAAAATCACTTTTGTAATTGACATTTGTCTTAATTATGTAGCTCATGTCCATAGATGCAAATCAAAAGGAGTGCGGACAGATATTGAACAGCGTTACTACTTTGGGGACCATtgacaagaagaaagatgaactACGCGCAAGAAATCGTGAGTACCAGTGACAATatcgagaaagaagaaaaaacaaagtaTGTATTGGTGATCAAAATCTTGCCCCTGGCAACAATCCAGTTACCAAAGAGAAAAAAACATGACAATCAAGTGTCGCGGATCAGAAGGCGTACCTTGGTAGGGTTGGGTGTGGAACAATCTTGCCAAAACTCTATCCCGGTGGAGCATTGTGTAAATACTTGTGTTCCATTCAAGAAAACTGATAAAGAGCCATATAACTCGGGTATTTTTGAACCTGAGAATCCAATACATGGGATAGAGGGTAAGTTtaaaattttatcaaattaaattTGATAAATGGAAAAATTACATATTTTAAATTTACTAATTTTATCTCTAATTTTTTTCGAGCAGAAAATCATTTAGATTGTCTCGATCCAACTGAAGGTGATCATGACATATACGAGGACGATGAGGCAAGGGTTTTCAATGACAAAGGTGAGTGCTTACATTCAGTTAATTTTATTAGTGTGCTAACAATAGTAAGTGTCCTAACAAGAGTGGAATTTAATACATCCTTCATGATCGTACACAGATTTTCAATATGAGTGCTATATGGAATCTGAATCAGTGGCAAAGAAACCCGATCGTTATGACTTTGTATATAACAATCTTCCTAAAGATCATTTTGTGTTAAGAAAGGTGCCCAATTGTGCATTCTGTCATGCTAAAAGGTTCCCTGGTGAAGGTCCTGCATTCTATTGCAGAAAGGGACTTGTCAATATATTTATACCAGAAGTGCCTGATGAACTTCAACAATTGTTCACCAATCAAACGGATGCTGATGCAAAGTATTTTAGAAATCACATAAGGTACTTCAATTCACACTTCTCATTCACCAGTTTTGGTGTCTCAGTTGATCGCCGACTGGCCACTGCTAGAGGAACTGGTATATATACATTCAAAGCTCATGGTCAAATATATCACAAGCTAGATCCACTCATACCTGGTGGTCAAGGTCCACGACATATGCAGCTATATTTTTATGACACAGACAATTCTATATCTCATAGGATTAAGAGGTCTCCACATCTTGATGCTCAGTTGATCATAAAAATACTGAACATCCTAGAGAACAATCCTTATGTGCAAACGTTCAGGAGTCTAGGCACCCTGCCTAACCTGCAAGCCTACACAATTGCTCTCAATACGAAGATATCTGTTGATCAAAGGAGATTCAATGCGCCTACAATGGGACAAGTGGCTGCGATATGGATGGATGGAAATGATCCCCAACACAGATTTGAGAGGAGCATAATAATATATGGCCACGAGAACCATCCCCATTATATCAGGGCTTATCATGGCTGCTATGATCCTTTGGCCTATCCTTTATTTTATCCAAACGGTGAAACTGGTTGGGAGGATAAAATGATACTGTACCAAGATCAGCCTGTTTCAAAGCCGAGGAGAAAATATACAAAACGTAAAAAACAAGGTTTGTCTTTTATAGCgtgatatatatttttttattcctCTATATGTAAATGCAAAATGTTTTATTTATACAACAATATTTTTTTAGTGGACGATGATAACGATGCTGATGATGGAAACAATGAGGATATTGAAATTAGAGgtttgacttttttttaaaaaacaaagtTTTTTATATAAACAAATAAGTCCCTTAATGGAACACTGGTTACCAAACTAAATAAAAGTAAACATGCTTCTATCAACAGATAAAGAATCTCGACGTTACGTGAGCGCCAGAGAATACTTATGTTTTAGGCTACAAATTCGTGAAGGGGAATTTAACATCTTCTTTTGGGGTGGCCGTCTTTTCCAACAATGGGCCGTGGACATGTACGTGAAAGTTGAGTCAATGCGTTTAGACTGGTACTCCAAACCGGAGCATCAAGATCTAATCCGTGCTGATCTTTACCAGGTGAGGTCAATTAAAAGTTACATTTCACATTCTTATCAAATTGTGATCTATTGACATTTCTTTAACCCTAGGGTCTAATCGGCACACTTGCTGCTGGAGAGGCCCGTGCTTCAGAAGCAGGAAAAAGAATTGTCTTATCCAAAGATTTCCATGGAAGTGATAGAGATGTTCATGCGAGATTTATGGATGCAATGACTTTAGTTACCAGATTTGGAAAGCCTGATCTTTTTATAACAATGACATGCAACCCTTATTGGAATGAAATAATGGAAGAGTTATTGCCTGGACAGACCGCTCAAGATCGTCCTGATGTGGTGACAAGAGTTTACAGAGCCAGATTACTAAACTTGCATGACGATTTGATTAAAAAGGGAGTCCTTGGAAAGGTTGCAGCATATGCTCATGTGACGGAGTTTCAGAAGAGAGGCCTACCACATGAACACTTCCTTTTGATTATGGAACCAAATACTAAGTTGAGGAGTCCAGATGACTATGATAAGTTTATATCAGCGGAGCTACCTGACCCAGTTAAATATCCAGTGTTACATAAGTTGGTTTGCAAGCATATGATGCATGGTCCTTGTGGTACGTTGAACCGAAACTGTCCGTGCATGGTAGATGGAGAATGTCGCTTTCGGTATCCTCGTCAGTTTTGTGATACCACCCAGCAAGGAAAAGACTCATATCCGATTTATAGGAGAAGGGATAATGGTCAAAGTGTAAAAGTAAGGGGTGAAAATTTTTTAGATAACAGATGGGTTGTTCCATATAACCCAATGCTCTTGATGAAGTATAACTGCCATATTAATGTTGAAGTTTGCTGCAGTATTCAATCTATTAAGTACTTGTATAAGTACATATATAAAGGTCATGATTGTGTATCTGTTAGTGTTGATCCTTCAGATACTCATGCACAAAAAATTGATGAGATTAAGCAATACAGAAATGCAAGATGCATAACTGCTATAGAGGCGATGTACAGGCTGTATGGATTTCCTTTGTATTCTATGTCACCACCTGTACTACAGATGCAAGTGCACCTACCAGGTATGCATATGGTGTCATTCAAATCTAGAGATGATCTAAATGATGTTGTCAAGAGAGAAAGGTCAAAGAGGTCAATGCTTACAGAGTATTTCGTAACAAACATGGACAATCCTAGAGCTCAAAAATATTTATACAGGGAGTTCCCAGAATACTTCATTTGGAACAAGTCTCATAAACGCTGGGAGCCTAGAAAAAAACGCATACAGATTGGCAGACTTGTGTATGCGCACCCTGCTGAAGGTGAAAGATACTACCTACGGGTGCTCTTAAACCATGTGAGGGGTGCAACCTCATTTGAGGATCTTAGAACTTGGCATGGTGCTACATATCCTACGTTTAGACAGGCTTGTGAGGTCATGGGCTTTGTGGAAACCGATGAAACACTAGATGCATGCTTATCTGAATCTGCAGTATTCCAAATGCCTTGTGCTCTTAGGAGGTTATTTGCAACTATTATGGTTTTTTGTGAGTGCGCCAATGTTCGTAGTCTCTGGGACAAGCATTTTGAATCAATGGCTGAGGACTACCGTCGATCCCATGGGAAGTCTAGCTTGGTTGAGCAAAAGGTTCTTAGAGACATATCGAATCATCTTGCTTCAATGGGCAGAGATATTAGAAACTATGGCCTTCCAGAACTGGAGGAATTAGGTGAAGTATTTGACTTTGATTAATGgtattatttatatatactttattcTGTGGCTCCTTCATGCTCATATTACttactcttttttttctttaaatTTGATAGATGATTTATCAAGAGACTATTATAGAGAGTTTACTGAGGAGATGAAGGTTGGTTTTGACAAAGATCATTTAAAACTTATTGATACACTAAATGTACAGCAACGGGCTGCTTTCGATGAGATACTAGATCATGTGCTCAACAAACGAAGCTGTGTATTCTTTGTTGATGGTCCTGGAGGCACCGGAAAGACATATCTTTATAAGGCTTTGTTGGCTAAGGTTCGATCATTGAATCTTATTGCCATTGCTACTGCGACGTCTGGTATAGCAGCGTCTATTATGCCCGGTGGCCGCACTGCTCACTCGCGATTCAAGGTTCCTATCAAGCTAGATGCTAATTCCATGTGTAACTTTACAAAACAAAGTGGGACTGCTATGTTGCTTAGAGAGGCATCTTTGATAATATGGGATGAAATTGCTATGACAAAGAGGCAAGCAATAGAAACACTTGATAGAACATTTCAGGATATAATGGGTTGCGATCAACCTTTTGGGGGTAAGGTCATGTTGTTTGGAGGTGACTTTAGGCAGGTTCTTCCTGTTGTGCCACGAGGTACACGAGCCCAAATCACAGATGCTACTTTGCTCAAATCATATTTATGGGAAAATGTTCGAAGGATTCGGCTTACTCAAAATATGCGAGCTCGAAATGACAAATGGTTCTCAGAATACCTATTAAGAATTGGAAATGGCacggaagaaacatatgatgatgGATATGTTCAGCTGCCTGATGACATTCTGATTGGATGCAACGATGAAGATTTCACAGAGAATTCcgtaaaaaataaaaagataagttcagaagatgcTTCCATTAACATTCTTATCGATCGAGTGTTTCCAAATCTACAAGCGAATTGCAAATCTACAGAATATATGCGCGAGCGTGCGATTCTTTCTACGAGGAATGAGTACGTCGATGCAGTAAATGCATTAATGATTGACAGATTTCCTGGAGAAGAAAAGGTGTACTACAGTTTTGACTCGGTCGATGATGATTCAAGAAATAATTATCCTATTGATTTCCTTAACACCATTACTCCAAATGGGTTGCCTCCACATGAGCTCAAGGTTAAAAAGAATTGCCCTGTTATCTTGCTGCGCAACCTAGATCCTCACAATGGGCTTTGCAATGGGACACGGCTGATAATCAGAGGATTTCAAAACAACTCAATCGACGCTGAAATTGTTAATGGGCAGTTTGAAGGAACTAGAGTGTTCATACCAAGGATTCCTATGTCACCTTCTGAGGACCTTTCATTGCCATTCAAATTTAAGAGGAAGCAATTTTCAATCAGATTGAGTTTCGCGATGACAAtaaataaagcccaaggtcaaacCATACCTAATGTAGGTATTTACCTACCTGAGCCAGTATTCTCTCATGGCCAACTCTATGTAGCATTATCAAGGGGTGTTTCACGAAAAAGTACATGGGTGTTGACAAAAACAAACAAAGCTATTGATCCAACAGGAAAGAGGACAAAAAATATTGTATATAGAGATATTCTGGAGTTATGACAGATATATATACCCGAGCGATGACAACAATAAAATCCATCTCTATGATTTATAAGATGTACATGATGTGAATGTATTTAATCTATCGCACGACATGAATACTCTATATGTTTAGCTAACAAGTTATCCCTAAAACAGATATCGATAAAAAATTTCTAGAGTGCAATAATTACGATGGAAATTTTAGAAAAGGAATTTCCCACACCTGTCAGGATAGGGATGGCGCGTGCCCTACAGGATCGCAGGCCAAGAAATGGCCGTCGGTGCAGGGCCATGCGCATCCGCAGGCGTGAGGACGCCACGACCACGCTTCCACTCGGCTCTCCTTGAGACGCCTCTGCCTTGCCGACACCCGCCGCTCGACCCTGTTCTGTACAGCCTTTTTGAAAAGGAATGTTCCAAATACAGAATCCATCAGATTGTTGCAACAAGTGTCCAGCCAGTTTCTGGGGTCGCCCAGTATCTTTAACATTTTTTTAACACACAGCAAAACAATCAATGTTTGCTTATATATGCCCTTAATGCCTTAAAAAATTTCAGGATTTTTGTAATTAGATTATAAGATTTCCCGGAACTGTAAACAATAACTGATGCATATGAGTATAAATCATAAGCACTAAATTTTAGAAGTGCATCCTCCAGCTGTAACTATGCAATCGGAGAAGGGACTATCATCAGATTGGCTCGATTGCAAGTTATGAGATGACGAATTGGCAGGCAAATTACCTGGAGGAGGGACGCACAGCTCTCAGCATGTTCGACCTTGTCGAAGTGGCGGCTCAACCAGGTCCAGTCCCAGGCGGAGGGCCACGAGGCGAGGAGGCGATGGTGCAGAAGCAGTAGCCGGCGTCGCGAGGAGGCGGCGATACAGAAGCAGGCGGTGGTCGACCGCGGGCGCGCGGCGGGCGGCGGTGGCCGACGGCGGGCGCGCGCAGGCAGCAACCCAAGCACCAAGGTCCACTGAGGGGATATGATGCGGccatttcttcttttttttaatcTCGGATGCGGCCATTTCAGCTGTGGACAAGAGGATACGACATAcgagagaagagagaaagagttACGATTCACAAGCTGGCTTGCTGTTTTGGGCCTTGTGTCATGGGCCTTTGCTTTAGAAAGACACGTAACAGGTTTAGACTCTGCTAAAAAAACGTACAAGGTTTACACTCTATTTGTATTTCCTTCTAGACGCACCGTACACCAACCGGACTCGTGTATGCCGAAATGAACACAGACGTGCGCCCAAGCGTATATAAAATCACCAAATCTGCCTGAGGCCTGATCTAAATTGATTCCAGCGTCTAAACCAAGTCTAGCTCACAGCATGGAAAATCAAGGTGACGGTAACTGCACAACACCAGATGTGGACATCGAATCTTCAACAAGGGATAAAAAAAGAGGAAATATGATCAAAGCTTTGGCTCGAACATTAACAAAGATTTAGAGTTGATGAAAGAGGTTCAACACAATGCATCAAGTGAGGACAATCCTTCTGGATACATATCCGATTCAATTGTTTCCCAAGGTAATATTCCATCATAATATCGTGTTTTATATTTTTTAATATCTATAAATATTAAAAAATCTTTTGGTTAAAATTACAGGCTATGTTTGTGAAGGTGATCAAATTTCTGATTCACAATCACAAATAAAAAAAGATTCAAAGATGATGGGAGAGGTTCGAGACAATGCAACAAGTGAGGAGATACATTCTCAATGCAAATTTGAATCAACCGTTTCCCAAGGTATATAAAACATCATAATGTTGTGTTTGATATCTTTGAATACACATAAATGTTTAAAAATTGGTTAAACTTCCATACTATGTTTGTGAAGATGATCAAAGTTCTGATTCACAAATCAAAAAGGATTCAGAGATCATGGAAGAGGTTCAAGCTAATGCAACAAGTGAGGATATACCTTCTCGACACAACAAGCCAAAAAAATGCATATTTGATTCAATTGTTTCGCAAGGTAATAGcatcatatatttttatattttttaaatatCATCTAAGATTAAAAATAACTTTTGCTTAAACTTACAGACTATCTTTGTGATGAAGAAGACACTGCTATTATAGAATCAATTACAAATTCGGATGACAAAAGAATAGTTGTAAGAGTGGGGGATTCATTTGTTTCTTTCTTCCACTTTAAATGTTTATTGAGCTCTACAGACCAAATATACGACGACGTGAGTTCAATTATCCTTACCTATATTACTAAAGTAAGGATCTTGTAAAACAATTAAAGTATTAACATTCTAAATGCAGGTCATGGATGCAT
This sequence is a window from Miscanthus floridulus cultivar M001 chromosome 10, ASM1932011v1, whole genome shotgun sequence. Protein-coding genes within it:
- the LOC136487900 gene encoding uncharacterized protein, producing the protein MDLLKKQSASMDVNLGTIDHKKEEQRARNQPAASVQMNRDENNFLNIDDKLMSIDANQKECGQILNSVTTLGTIDKKKDELRARNQNHLDCLDPTEGDHDIYEDDEARVFNDKDFQYECYMESESVAKKPDRYDFVYNNLPKDHFVLRKVPNCAFCHAKRFPGEGPAFYCRKGLVNIFIPEVPDELQQLFTNQTDADAKYFRNHIRIKRSPHLDAQLIIKILNILENNPYVQTFRSLGTLPNLQAYTIALNTKISVDQRRFNAPTMGQVAAIWMDGNDPQHRFERSIIIYGHENHPHYIRAYHGCYDPLAYPLFYPNGETGWEDKMILYQDQPVSKPRRKYTKRKKQVDDDNDADDGNNEDIEIRDKESRRYVSAREYLCFRLQIREGEFNIFFWGGRLFQQWAVDMYVKVESMRLDWYSKPEHQDLIRADLYQGLIGTLAAGEARASEAGKRIVLSKDFHGSDRDVHARFMDAMTLVTRFGKPDLFITMTCNPYWNEIMEELLPGQTAQDRPDVVTRVYRARLLNLHDDLIKKGVLGKVAAYAHVTEFQKRGLPHEHFLLIMEPNTKLRSPDDYDKFISAELPDPVKYPVLHKLVCKHMMHGPCDTHAQKIDEIKQYRNARCITAIEAMYRLYGFPLYSMSPPVLQMQVHLPVFQMPCALRRLFATIMVFCECANVRSLWDKHFESMAEDYRRSHGKSSLVEQKVLRDISNHLASMGRDIRNYGLPELEELDDLSRDYYREFTEEMKVGFDKDHLKLIDTLNVQQRAAFDEILDHVLNKRSCVFFVDGPGGTGKTYLYKALLAKVRSLNLIAIATATSGIAASIMPGGRTAHSRFKVPIKLDANSMCNFTKQSGTAMLLREASLIIWDEIAMTKRQAIETLDRTFQDIMGCDQPFGGKVMLFGGDFRQVLPVVPRGTRAQITDATLLKSYLWENVRRIRLTQNMRARNDKWFSEYLLRIGNGTEETYDDGYVQLPDDILIGCNDEDFTENSVKNKKISSEDASINILIDRVFPNLQANCKSTEYMRERAILSTRNEYVDAVNALMIDRFPGEEKVYYSFDSVDDDSRNNYPIDFLNTITPNGLPPHELKVKKNCPVILLRNLDPHNGLCNGTRLIIRGFQNNSIDAEIVNGQFEGTRVFIPRIPMSPSEDLSLPFKFKRKQFSIRLSFAMTINKAQGQTIPNVGIYLPEPVFSHGQLYVALSRGVSRKSTWVLTKTNKAIDPTGKRTKNIVYRDILEL